From Triticum aestivum cultivar Chinese Spring chromosome 4A, IWGSC CS RefSeq v2.1, whole genome shotgun sequence, a single genomic window includes:
- the LOC123082056 gene encoding uncharacterized protein encodes MSREAQFMERFPKKRRTIVRDEGSSHQHNQNDASIPPLSVEQNVVPSLHEQLDVPAPPSPPGQNDASTYEPNSANNTRNLFQVEEEINWEEQLKFDPGKRRSIDEYHPNLRDMVRLKYLANGPCQPRTGDFKVTKICGRDRRFVREWFDEFERCLEYSESEHKAYCFCYFLFRPRKKKEDGYDAFVANGWSSWNKKYRLKEHVGDINSAHNQAKIDCDALLKQKEHIYVALNNQSNAERIPYYTQLNASIDVARVLLKQALPFCGHDESEESLNKGNFMEFHSYTTEQNPAVRKVVAHNVLGNNQLTSSKIQKDIAECFAKEILH; translated from the exons ATGTCAA GAGAAGCTCAGTTTATGGAAAGGTTTCCAAAAAAGAGGAGAACCATAGTGCGAGATGAAGGCTCGTCACACCAACATAATCAGAATGATGCCTCAATCCCGCCACTGTCGGTCGAACAAAATGTTGTCCCCTCACTACATGAACAGCTTGATGTCCCAGCCCCACCATCACCACCTGGACAGAATGATGCCTCCACATATGAACCTAATTCTGCCAATAATACAAGGAATTTATTTCAAGTTGAAGAAGAGATCAATTGGGAAGAGCAACTTAAATTTGATCCAGGTAAAAGGAGAAGTATTGATGAGTATCATCCGAATCTGAGAGATATGGTAAGACTGAAGTACTTGGCCAATGGACCTTGTCAGCCTCGTACTGGTGATTTTAAAGTAACCAAAATATGTGGTAGAGATAGAAGGTTCGTTCGGGAATGGTTTGATGAGTTTGAGAGATGTCTTGAGTATAGCGAGTCCGAACATAAAGCGTATTGTTTTTGTTATTTCTTGTTTAGACCACGCAAGAAGAAAGAAGATGGATATGATGCATTTGTTGCAAATGGTTGGTCAAGTTGGAATAAAAAATATAGATTAAAGGAGCATGTAGGAGACATCAATAGTGCTCACAACCAAGCAAAAATAGATTGTGATGCTTTGCTGAAACAAAAGGAACACATTTATGTTGCTCTAAATAACCAAAGTAATGCTGAGAGGATTCCTTATTATACTCAACTAAATGCCTCAATTGATGTTGCAAGGGTGTTACTGAAGCAAGCGTTGCCTTTTTGTGGCCATGATGAGTCCGAGGAGTCTCTCAATAAAGGCAATTTCATGGAATTTCATTCTTACACAACAGAGCAGAATCCAGCTGTAAGAAAAGTTGTGGCCCATAATGTTCTAGGTAATAATCAGTTGACTTCTTCGAAGATTCAGAAGGACATAGCTGAATGTTTTGCAAAGGAAATATTGCATTAG